The following proteins are encoded in a genomic region of Methanobrevibacter boviskoreani JH1:
- the cfbE gene encoding coenzyme F430 synthase, with translation MNYLVVDMTHGGVKIATKLASENSENNVYGYDIYRTLDKDGRRELKANNVHLIKKITILKDIDDLVVISPIHCPLQKQDYIKSINRNIKFYTHHEAVNLILKDWKGKMDKKPVIEITGVKGKTTTCFILKEILDNSLVLSSLGAYLFKEDKEILLKKNISITPANIIETIDMARKIARPKCSFENDGNSSKEYINYDNAIFESSLGACGMGDIGILTNIIENYPIAKGKSNAQIAKKQIFNCRKVVIEKNTLEEFYPEFKNSDKVISFGLNNDSNVKAKNTKYSLDETSFTVEYDLDTINDENIKGQFNVKSFAPSPYHVLNILGGITACLVLDMDIKRIQEGLLKFNGIPGRSSIKKIGNSTIIEEINPGINTKAIEKSINMVKDNPSYNIIIGGKYGITCEEIDEDKLIKLLSSKINENPSLKITLCDELGNSIYGKINNFNGINYIEKLDDSIKESINEDKNILLVYRSNYKQVLKR, from the coding sequence ATGAATTATCTTGTAGTTGATATGACTCATGGAGGAGTTAAGATTGCAACTAAGCTTGCAAGTGAAAATAGTGAAAATAATGTCTATGGATATGACATTTATAGAACTTTAGATAAAGATGGAAGACGTGAACTTAAAGCAAATAATGTCCATCTAATTAAAAAAATTACAATATTAAAGGATATTGATGATCTTGTTGTGATTTCACCCATCCATTGTCCACTTCAAAAACAGGATTATATAAAATCAATTAATAGAAACATTAAATTTTACACTCATCATGAGGCCGTTAATTTAATTCTTAAAGATTGGAAGGGGAAAATGGATAAAAAACCTGTAATAGAAATTACAGGAGTCAAAGGAAAAACAACCACCTGTTTTATACTAAAAGAAATATTGGATAATTCTTTAGTCCTAAGTAGTCTTGGTGCATATCTATTTAAAGAGGATAAGGAGATTCTACTTAAGAAAAATATAAGTATAACCCCTGCCAATATCATTGAAACCATAGACATGGCAAGAAAGATTGCCCGACCCAAATGCAGTTTTGAAAATGACGGGAATAGCTCTAAAGAATATATCAATTATGACAATGCAATATTTGAATCCTCACTTGGAGCCTGTGGAATGGGAGACATTGGCATACTTACAAATATCATTGAAAACTACCCTATTGCCAAAGGTAAATCTAATGCCCAAATAGCTAAAAAACAGATATTTAACTGTAGGAAGGTTGTGATTGAAAAGAATACCCTAGAGGAGTTTTACCCGGAATTTAAAAACTCCGATAAAGTAATTAGCTTTGGTTTAAATAATGATTCAAATGTTAAAGCAAAGAATACCAAATATTCATTGGATGAGACTAGCTTTACAGTAGAATATGATTTAGACACGATAAATGATGAAAATATAAAAGGACAATTCAATGTTAAAAGTTTCGCACCTTCACCATACCATGTTTTAAATATTTTAGGAGGCATTACGGCATGTCTTGTATTAGACATGGACATTAAAAGAATACAAGAGGGTTTATTAAAGTTCAATGGAATACCTGGTAGAAGTTCCATTAAAAAAATCGGAAATTCCACCATTATCGAGGAGATCAATCCCGGAATAAATACCAAAGCAATTGAAAAATCTATCAATATGGTTAAAGACAATCCGTCATATAATATTATAATTGGTGGAAAATATGGCATTACATGTGAGGAGATTGATGAAGACAAACTTATAAAATTGTTAAGTTCTAAAATTAATGAAAACCCCTCACTTAAAATCACACTTTGTGATGAGTTAGGTAATTCTATCTATGGTAAAATCAATAATTTTAATGGAATCAACTATATTGAAAAACTTGATGATTCTATTAAGGAAAGCATAAATGAAGATAAGAATATATTATTAGTTTATAGGTCAAACTATAAACAAGTATTAAAAAGATAA
- a CDS encoding bifunctional NADP phosphatase/NAD kinase, with protein sequence MNSEEIEKLKEISLAIIENVENAVKSHFGKEESGRFVKMGADGTPTSRIDLAAEDQVVSYLKNQDFICYLISEEIGELKLGQGMIKEVNLTNELLKDKKSDAEYIFLCDPLDGTSNAIKNIPSFGISLAIATVPEGRLATLEDVVIGTTKNFANGDICQAVKGHGAFLNGEKMKPSSETDLEKMSLGGFTKSNTVSASKLVDTARRMRVLGSVVLELGYIASGQYDAFLDLRGSRIIDIAASQLIVKESGAIVTNKYGEKLDNKLSIYEKVVIVCAGNEELHSKIIKIINNDETFDINSVAIISRIDDNKSMLFSVKIMNELMDRGINIVIESTLAKKLQKLKNNPELIEIIKEIQGESPKIKEYLKDINFNINFKGLAEKLEDLRTDLAIILGGDGTLLRTQSHLTTEIPIFGINLGTVGFLTEIEVSDTFNALNQILKGDYYKESRSQLIVSHENHQYTALNEVVIMTNKPAKMLHFEISVDGEIVEELRADGLIISTPSGSTAYSMSAGGPIVDPKVKGFVIVPICPYKLGVRPFVVSDTSEIRVKLIKRGKSAVFVMDGQITEKVNYMEEIIFKKSPKDVTFIRTNNKYFYSKVKDKLSEGGIKSNDNT encoded by the coding sequence ATGAATTCAGAAGAAATAGAAAAGTTAAAGGAAATCTCACTTGCAATTATTGAAAATGTGGAAAATGCTGTAAAAAGTCATTTTGGAAAGGAGGAATCTGGAAGATTTGTAAAAATGGGGGCCGATGGAACACCTACTTCCCGTATTGATTTAGCTGCTGAGGATCAAGTAGTTTCATACCTTAAAAATCAGGATTTTATTTGCTACTTAATTAGTGAAGAAATCGGAGAGTTAAAATTAGGTCAGGGAATGATTAAAGAAGTTAACTTAACTAATGAATTACTTAAAGATAAAAAATCTGATGCGGAATATATCTTTTTATGTGATCCATTAGATGGAACCAGTAACGCTATTAAAAACATACCTTCATTTGGTATCTCCCTTGCAATAGCAACTGTTCCCGAAGGTAGACTTGCAACACTTGAGGATGTTGTCATAGGAACAACCAAAAACTTTGCAAATGGGGATATTTGCCAAGCTGTAAAAGGTCATGGCGCATTCTTAAATGGAGAGAAAATGAAACCATCAAGTGAAACCGACCTTGAGAAGATGTCACTTGGAGGATTTACAAAAAGTAATACAGTCTCAGCATCAAAATTAGTGGATACAGCAAGAAGAATGAGAGTTTTAGGTTCAGTTGTACTCGAGTTAGGTTATATTGCAAGTGGCCAATATGATGCATTCCTCGACTTAAGGGGCAGTAGAATTATTGATATTGCAGCAAGCCAGCTAATTGTAAAAGAATCTGGTGCTATTGTTACCAATAAGTATGGAGAAAAATTAGACAATAAATTAAGTATCTATGAGAAGGTAGTGATAGTCTGTGCAGGTAATGAGGAGCTCCATTCCAAAATAATTAAAATAATAAATAATGACGAGACCTTTGATATTAACTCTGTAGCAATCATATCACGTATAGACGATAATAAATCCATGTTGTTCTCTGTAAAAATCATGAATGAGTTGATGGATAGGGGAATCAATATAGTTATAGAAAGTACGTTAGCCAAGAAACTACAGAAACTCAAAAACAATCCGGAACTAATTGAAATTATTAAGGAAATTCAAGGAGAATCACCTAAAATTAAAGAATATTTGAAGGACATAAACTTCAATATAAACTTTAAGGGATTAGCTGAAAAGCTCGAAGATTTAAGAACAGATCTTGCAATAATTCTAGGTGGAGACGGAACATTACTTAGAACACAATCCCATCTTACAACCGAAATTCCAATATTCGGTATCAATTTAGGAACCGTGGGATTTTTAACAGAAATTGAAGTATCCGATACCTTTAATGCATTAAACCAAATATTAAAAGGGGATTACTATAAAGAAAGTAGAAGCCAACTTATTGTATCCCATGAAAACCATCAATATACAGCATTAAATGAAGTTGTAATAATGACAAATAAACCTGCCAAGATGTTACACTTTGAAATTTCCGTTGATGGAGAAATTGTGGAGGAATTAAGGGCAGACGGCCTTATAATTTCAACACCAAGTGGATCCACAGCATATTCCATGTCTGCAGGAGGACCTATCGTGGATCCTAAAGTTAAAGGATTTGTTATAGTTCCTATTTGCCCATACAAATTAGGAGTCAGACCGTTTGTGGTTTCCGACACAAGTGAAATACGTGTAAAATTAATAAAAAGGGGTAAAAGTGCTGTCTTTGTAATGGATGGTCAAATTACTGAGAAGGTAAATTATATGGAGGAGATAATATTTAAAAAATCTCCAAAAGATGTTACTTTCATTAGAACCAATAACAAATACTTCTATAGTAAGGTTAAGGATAAATTAAGTGAAGGCGGAATCAAATCTAATGACAACACGTAA
- a CDS encoding pyruvoyl-dependent arginine decarboxylase, producing the protein MKVSIVSGKSEGPTRLNAFDNALTDAGIGDVNLIKVSSMLEKKTSIVKLPKLKAGAMVNCVLSNITSSNPGETITACVAVAIGDNLGCVVETTGVNVSNQENRKEAVQMVKYMMRKRNEKINQMIVEDSTHTVENIGSVVASVVYLNDDIIEKDTEE; encoded by the coding sequence ATGAAGGTTTCTATCGTATCAGGAAAAAGTGAAGGTCCAACACGTTTAAATGCATTTGATAATGCATTGACAGATGCTGGAATAGGGGATGTCAATTTAATAAAAGTGTCAAGTATGTTAGAGAAGAAAACATCCATTGTAAAATTACCTAAACTAAAGGCAGGTGCAATGGTGAATTGTGTTCTTTCTAATATAACTTCAAGCAATCCTGGAGAAACAATTACCGCCTGTGTAGCTGTTGCCATTGGAGATAATTTAGGTTGTGTAGTTGAGACAACAGGAGTTAATGTATCAAATCAGGAAAATAGAAAAGAAGCAGTGCAAATGGTAAAATATATGATGCGTAAAAGAAATGAGAAGATTAATCAGATGATTGTTGAGGATTCAACACATACTGTTGAGAACATTGGTTCTGTAGTAGCCTCAGTTGTATATCTTAATGATGATATTATTGAAAAGGATACAGAGGAATAA
- a CDS encoding translation initiation factor IF-5A → MATKVVEVKTLKVGKYVVLDDEPCKIVGLSTSSPGKHGAAKARVEAIGVFDGQKRTLTKPVNSKVDIPIIDKRVGQVLSIQGTTVQIMDMENYDTLELPLPEELADKIVEGIEVEYIEAMGNMKIMRTKGSAPSY, encoded by the coding sequence ATGGCAACTAAAGTTGTAGAAGTAAAAACTTTAAAAGTAGGTAAATATGTAGTATTAGATGATGAACCTTGTAAAATTGTAGGTTTAAGTACCTCTTCACCTGGTAAACATGGAGCTGCAAAAGCTAGAGTAGAAGCTATCGGTGTTTTTGACGGTCAAAAAAGAACTTTAACCAAACCTGTAAACAGTAAAGTTGATATTCCTATAATTGATAAAAGAGTAGGTCAAGTTTTATCTATCCAAGGTACTACTGTACAAATCATGGATATGGAAAACTACGATACTTTAGAATTACCATTACCTGAAGAATTGGCTGATAAAATTGTTGAAGGTATTGAAGTAGAATATATTGAAGCTATGGGTAACATGAAAATTATGAGAACTAAAGGTTCAGCACCTAGTTACTAG
- the speB gene encoding agmatinase: MIFGMHEPCKFAFSQEEVDFDNIPQDDDNLWGIIGVPFDSTVSYHVGSRYGPLIVREASYSFEYYNTILNKEMDTVFYDFGDLNAIPGNCKKTCDLLEDVVSDLINNNIRPILIGGEHSATKGILSAIANNQESNDLSDIIIVHVDAHRDIIDDYQGEKDSHATIMHRVFDLNPKEIIQIGIRSSSLEEEEFVDEHSDKITSFKADDLRKSFTYLLNYLEAIDNPIYISIDMDALDPAYAPSLGNPVPCGLSPENIQDILVCLKDKDILGFDVMEVASDRLGDITAINAAKIIYDFLSLRS, translated from the coding sequence ATGATATTTGGCATGCATGAACCTTGTAAATTTGCATTTTCACAAGAAGAGGTTGATTTTGATAATATTCCTCAGGATGATGATAATTTATGGGGTATTATAGGGGTTCCATTTGACAGCACTGTTTCTTATCATGTTGGTTCAAGATATGGTCCACTTATTGTAAGGGAAGCATCATATTCATTTGAATATTATAATACTATTCTTAACAAGGAGATGGATACTGTGTTCTATGATTTTGGGGACCTTAATGCGATTCCAGGCAATTGTAAAAAGACATGTGATTTACTTGAGGATGTTGTATCCGATTTAATTAATAATAACATCAGGCCGATTCTTATTGGTGGAGAACATAGTGCCACTAAAGGAATCTTATCTGCAATAGCAAACAATCAGGAATCAAATGATCTATCAGATATTATTATAGTACATGTTGATGCACATAGGGACATTATTGATGATTATCAAGGCGAAAAGGATTCGCATGCAACTATTATGCATAGGGTATTTGATTTAAATCCAAAGGAGATTATTCAGATTGGAATAAGATCCTCATCATTGGAGGAAGAGGAATTTGTAGATGAACATTCGGATAAAATCACCTCTTTTAAAGCAGACGATCTAAGAAAATCCTTTACTTATCTACTTAACTATCTGGAGGCTATTGACAATCCGATTTATATCTCAATTGATATGGATGCACTTGATCCTGCATATGCTCCTTCCTTGGGCAATCCTGTACCCTGTGGACTTTCACCTGAAAATATCCAGGATATTCTGGTATGTTTAAAAGATAAAGATATTTTAGGTTTTGATGTTATGGAGGTTGCATCTGATAGGCTAGGTGATATAACTGCCATTAATGCGGCTAAAATAATTTATGACTTTTTATCTTTAAGGAGTTAA
- a CDS encoding DUF1304 domain-containing protein: MFLLTEILATLVAIEFLFIMYLETFATSSDRTSKVFGMDRTELERGSVNTLFKNQGVYNGLLAILILISVFVFTSKVALICLMAYIILVALYGGFTSNPKIIIMQGGLAILTLITCLL, from the coding sequence ATGTTTCTATTAACTGAAATATTAGCTACACTTGTAGCCATTGAATTCTTATTTATAATGTATTTGGAGACTTTTGCGACTTCCTCAGATAGAACTTCCAAAGTCTTTGGCATGGATAGAACTGAATTAGAAAGAGGTTCTGTTAATACACTTTTTAAAAATCAGGGTGTGTATAATGGTTTACTTGCAATTTTGATCTTAATTTCTGTATTTGTGTTTACAAGTAAAGTTGCACTTATCTGTTTAATGGCATATATTATTCTTGTTGCATTGTATGGTGGCTTTACAAGTAATCCAAAAATTATTATAATGCAAGGTGGTCTTGCAATCCTTACCTTAATTACATGTTTATTATAG
- a CDS encoding pyridoxamine kinase → MLNEKNEKKILTIQDISCYGQCSITVALPIISAFGIETAVLPSAVLSTHTSGFSGYTCRDLTEDLPAIREHWEKEGIYFDAIYTGYIGSMEQLEYIKEIIDSRLKPDGLVFVDPAMADNGEFYPAFNQEFADKMGELCKIGDYILPNTTEACYLLHKPWKPDFSKEEILDMANELSDFTKKYVILKGDNHIENKLGTIVLDKNSPSSTEIVYNDKIDYISHGTGDVFASAFVGSSLIGKSPSKSAEIAGEFTKRAIEETVGDPNHRYGVKFEKVIPHLYDLL, encoded by the coding sequence ATGTTAAATGAGAAAAATGAAAAAAAGATTTTGACAATACAAGATATATCTTGTTATGGGCAATGCTCAATAACAGTTGCACTACCAATCATATCTGCATTCGGAATCGAAACTGCAGTCCTTCCATCTGCGGTTCTATCTACACATACATCAGGTTTTTCAGGATATACCTGCAGAGACTTAACAGAGGATCTTCCTGCTATTCGTGAACATTGGGAAAAAGAAGGAATATACTTTGATGCCATATATACTGGTTACATTGGCTCAATGGAACAATTGGAGTATATAAAAGAAATAATAGATTCAAGATTAAAGCCTGACGGACTTGTATTTGTTGATCCTGCCATGGCGGATAATGGAGAATTTTATCCTGCATTTAACCAGGAATTTGCTGATAAAATGGGTGAACTATGTAAGATAGGAGATTACATCCTTCCTAACACCACTGAGGCTTGTTATTTATTACATAAACCTTGGAAACCAGATTTCTCAAAAGAAGAAATCTTAGATATGGCAAATGAACTTTCCGACTTTACAAAGAAATATGTTATCTTAAAAGGAGATAACCACATAGAAAATAAATTGGGAACAATTGTTTTAGATAAAAATAGCCCTTCTTCTACAGAAATTGTATACAATGACAAGATAGATTACATTTCCCATGGAACCGGTGACGTTTTTGCCTCAGCATTTGTAGGATCATCACTTATCGGTAAATCACCATCCAAATCAGCGGAAATTGCAGGTGAATTTACTAAAAGGGCTATCGAGGAAACAGTTGGTGATCCAAACCATAGATATGGAGTAAAATTCGAAAAGGTAATTCCACATTTATATGATTTGTTATAA
- a CDS encoding helicase-related protein, translating into MKAPKILDNKSMGFVYEELQDSLRKGSKLSIISAYFSMYAYDMLKKDLNKIDNMRFIYTKPTFTKNKEKEAREYYIDNNDIFGNEYEIKLKNEMTMSSISRECYNWIKSKADFKTFKNINEAQLRMICVDNNDNSDIAINGTVDFTTTGLGLTPSKRQDINTCQYGKSVVNSFLQQFEKYWNDDDLLVDVKEEVLNQMRIMHKENPAEFIYFLSLYNVFSNDLDALDEDKIVRKGNPIKETKIWNKLYKFQKDAVIGAIDKIEKYNGCIIADSVGLGKTFTALAIIKYYELRNDRVLVLVPKKLRDNWTIYTQNDKRNIFVDDRFNYDVLNHTDLSREKGKSGDLDLKTINWGNYDLVVIDESHNFRNNPAVKDRQTRYEKLMDEVIKGGHKTRVLMLSATPVNNKMTDIKNQIAFITEDNDNALDDVGIPSISNTLRKAQRVFNEWSKIPDDRKSGKEFLDSIDLDYFKLLDTLTIARSRRHIEKYYDLDEIGEFPERKTPINIKPDLDTENIFPPLAMINNEISKLNLGIYSPMNYIYPSILDQYEEKYDTTVKLGKSKFRQLDRETSIVQLMRINLLKRMESSIESFRLSITRLLYKIDDVLSKIQGGIEYNPDLDINLIDPDGDEEYDDIIFGSKTKVLFQDMDLIKWEDDLKSDKEKLKNLLKVSKEITPERDGKLHDLKDLIRKKQLKPFNPGNKKIIIFSAFSDTARYLYENIHKWAFNEFGIYTALITGSDSNKTNLKSVTAGDINDILTNFSPISKERESINPDAKEDIDILICTDCISEGQNLQDCDCLINYDIHWNPVRIIQRFGRIDRIGSKNKEIQLINFWPNMELDEYIDLEKRVKTKMVMVDVSATGEENIISENQKMNDLDYRRRQLEELQDRVLDLEDISNSISITDLTFNDFKIQLMDYMKNHKGELEKAPKGIYSIVNISNDLKADLDPGVIFLLRQVTGTTETRERNPLSPYYLVYIGEEGEVKFSYIKSKKVMDYYKKLCVGKDTVIENLVKEFNNETNDGKDMEKYSSLLVDAIEDILGKKQETGVKSLFTKGGTVTVKQDINGLEEFELITFLIVK; encoded by the coding sequence ATGAAAGCTCCAAAAATATTAGATAATAAGAGTATGGGTTTTGTTTATGAAGAACTTCAAGATAGTCTAAGAAAGGGCTCTAAATTATCTATTATTTCTGCTTATTTTTCTATGTATGCTTATGATATGCTTAAAAAAGACTTAAATAAAATTGACAATATGCGTTTTATTTACACTAAACCTACATTTACTAAAAATAAAGAAAAAGAAGCAAGGGAATATTATATTGATAATAATGATATTTTTGGTAATGAATATGAAATTAAGCTTAAGAATGAAATGACTATGAGTTCAATATCTCGCGAGTGTTATAATTGGATTAAAAGTAAAGCTGATTTTAAAACATTTAAAAATATTAATGAAGCTCAACTTCGTATGATTTGTGTTGATAATAATGATAACTCTGATATTGCTATAAATGGTACTGTTGATTTCACTACTACTGGTTTAGGACTTACTCCTTCTAAAAGACAGGATATTAATACTTGTCAATATGGTAAAAGTGTGGTTAATTCTTTTCTTCAACAATTTGAAAAGTATTGGAATGACGATGATCTTCTTGTTGATGTGAAAGAGGAAGTTTTAAATCAAATGCGTATAATGCATAAAGAAAATCCTGCGGAATTTATTTACTTTTTATCATTATACAATGTTTTTAGTAATGATTTAGATGCACTTGACGAAGATAAAATTGTAAGGAAAGGTAATCCTATTAAAGAGACTAAGATTTGGAATAAACTATATAAATTTCAAAAAGATGCAGTTATTGGTGCAATTGATAAAATTGAAAAATATAACGGTTGTATTATAGCAGATAGTGTTGGTTTAGGTAAAACTTTCACTGCACTTGCAATTATTAAATATTATGAGTTAAGAAATGATAGGGTTCTTGTTTTAGTCCCTAAAAAATTAAGGGATAATTGGACAATTTATACACAAAATGATAAAAGAAATATTTTTGTAGATGATAGGTTTAATTATGATGTTTTAAATCACACGGATTTAAGTCGTGAAAAAGGTAAATCTGGGGATTTGGATTTAAAAACTATTAATTGGGGAAATTATGATCTTGTTGTTATTGATGAGTCTCATAATTTTAGAAATAATCCTGCAGTTAAAGACAGACAGACGAGATATGAAAAATTAATGGATGAAGTTATTAAAGGAGGACATAAAACACGTGTATTGATGTTAAGTGCTACTCCAGTTAATAATAAGATGACTGATATTAAAAATCAGATTGCTTTTATAACAGAAGATAATGATAATGCTCTTGATGATGTTGGTATTCCTAGTATTAGTAATACTTTAAGGAAAGCACAAAGAGTATTTAATGAATGGTCTAAGATTCCCGATGATAGAAAATCAGGTAAAGAATTTTTGGATAGTATTGATCTAGACTATTTTAAACTTTTAGATACCCTTACTATTGCACGTTCAAGACGACATATTGAAAAATATTATGATTTGGATGAAATAGGTGAGTTTCCAGAAAGAAAAACTCCAATTAATATAAAACCTGATTTAGATACAGAAAATATATTTCCACCACTTGCAATGATTAATAATGAAATATCTAAGTTAAATTTAGGTATCTATTCTCCTATGAATTATATTTATCCAAGTATACTTGATCAATATGAGGAAAAATATGATACTACTGTTAAATTGGGAAAATCTAAATTTAGACAATTAGATAGGGAAACAAGTATTGTACAATTAATGAGAATTAACTTATTAAAACGTATGGAAAGTTCAATTGAATCATTTAGACTAAGTATAACTCGTTTATTATATAAAATTGATGATGTTTTAAGTAAAATACAAGGGGGAATTGAATATAATCCTGATTTGGATATAAATCTAATTGATCCTGATGGTGATGAAGAATATGACGATATTATTTTTGGAAGTAAAACAAAAGTATTGTTCCAGGATATGGATTTAATTAAATGGGAAGATGATTTAAAATCAGATAAAGAAAAACTTAAAAATTTATTAAAAGTGTCTAAAGAAATTACTCCTGAAAGAGATGGAAAATTACACGATTTAAAAGATTTAATACGTAAAAAACAATTAAAACCATTTAATCCAGGAAATAAAAAAATAATTATATTTTCAGCATTTTCTGATACTGCAAGATATTTATATGAAAATATTCATAAATGGGCATTTAATGAATTTGGAATATATACTGCACTTATCACTGGTTCTGATTCTAATAAAACTAACCTTAAATCTGTTACTGCTGGGGATATTAATGATATTTTAACAAATTTTTCACCAATTTCTAAAGAAAGAGAAAGTATTAATCCTGATGCCAAAGAAGACATTGATATTTTAATATGTACTGATTGTATATCTGAAGGTCAGAACTTACAAGATTGTGATTGTCTTATAAATTATGATATCCATTGGAATCCAGTACGTATAATTCAAAGATTTGGAAGAATTGACCGTATTGGCTCTAAAAATAAGGAAATTCAGCTTATAAATTTCTGGCCAAATATGGAACTTGATGAATATATTGATCTTGAAAAAAGGGTTAAAACAAAAATGGTAATGGTGGATGTTAGTGCTACAGGTGAAGAAAACATTATAAGTGAAAATCAAAAGATGAATGATTTAGATTATCGTAGAAGACAACTTGAAGAACTTCAAGATAGAGTTCTTGATCTTGAAGATATCTCTAATTCAATTTCTATTACTGATTTAACATTTAATGATTTTAAAATACAATTGATGGATTATATGAAAAATCATAAAGGTGAACTTGAAAAAGCACCTAAAGGTATTTATTCTATTGTTAATATTTCTAATGATTTAAAAGCAGATTTGGATCCAGGGGTAATATTTTTACTTAGACAAGTTACTGGAACAACAGAAACACGTGAGCGCAATCCATTAAGTCCATATTATTTAGTTTATATTGGAGAAGAGGGGGAAGTTAAATTTTCATATATAAAATCAAAAAAAGTCATGGATTATTATAAAAAATTATGTGTTGGTAAAGATACAGTAATTGAAAATCTAGTTAAAGAATTTAATAATGAAACGAATGATGGTAAAGACATGGAGAAATATTCATCATTACTTGTAGATGCAATTGAAGATATTTTAGGCAAAAAACAGGAAACTGGTGTAAAAAGTCTATTTACTAAAGGAGGAACGGTTACAGTAAAACAAGATATTAATGGTTTAGAAGAATTCGAATTAATAACATTTTTAATAGTTAAATAA